A region of Athene noctua chromosome 10, bAthNoc1.hap1.1, whole genome shotgun sequence DNA encodes the following proteins:
- the EOGT gene encoding EGF domain-specific O-linked N-acetylglucosamine transferase isoform X1: MFMLLAFGFLLQEILANSQPENLTEFNNILEEPLYSYKTINLPDEHVPYFLHNNQHIAGICKRDSHCPYKKYLKKLKSCWGYEKSCKSDYRFSYPVCDYVETGWASDIETAQQIFWKQADFGYIRERLNEMKTHCKPAATGDSSLTCSQYLQHCRATNLYIDLRTVKRNHDRFKEDFFQKGEIGGHCTLNVQAFLAEGQRKSPLQSWFAELQTFTALNFRPLEDKKCDVVVEKPTYFMKLDAGVNMYHHFCDFVNLYITQHINNSFSTDVNVVMWDTSSYGYGDLFSETWKAFTDYEVIHLKTFDSKRVCFKEAVFSLLPRMRYGLFYNTPLISGCHGTGLFRAFSQHVLHRLNITQEGPKDGKIRVTILARSTDYRKILNQNELVNALKTVSTLEVKVVDYKYKELEFSEQLRITHNSDIFIGMHGAGLTHLLFLPDWAVVFELYNCEDERCYLDLARLRGIHYITWRKRNKVFPQDQGHHPTLGEHPKFTNYSFDVEEFMYLVLLAANHVSQHSKWPFRKSPLAFRAVL; encoded by the exons ATGTTCATGTTGCTTGCGTTTGGATTTCTACTGCAAGAAATTCTGGCTAATTCCCAACCTGAAAATCTTACTGAATTCAATAACATTCTTGAAGAGCCATTATATAGCTACAAAACTATCAACTTGCCAGATGAACATGTTCCGTACTTTCTGCACAATAATCAACATATTGCTGGCATCTGTAAGCGGGACTCTCATTGCCCATATAAA AAATACTTGAAGAAACTAAAATCCTGCTGGGGTTATGAGAAATCTTGCAAATCAGATTACAGGTTCAGTTACCCGGTGTGTGATTATGTTGAAACTGGATG GGCAAGTGACATTGAGACAGCCCAACAGATATTCTGGAAACAAGCTGACTTTGGTTACATTCGAGAGAGGCTAAATGAAATGAAAACGCATTGTAAGCCTGCAGCAACA GGAGATTCATCTCTGACCTGCTCTCAGTACCTTCAGCATTGCAGAGCAACAAATTTGTACATTGATTTACGAACTGTAAAGAGAAACCACGACAG ATTCAAGGAAGACTTTTTCCAGAAGGGAGAAATCGGAGGTCATTGCACCCTCAACGTTCAAGCATTTTTGGCTGAAGGTCAACGCAAGAGCCCTCTGCAGTCTTG GTTTGCAGAACTCCAGACGTTTACTGCATTAAACTTCAGGCCCCTAGAAGATAAGAAGTGTGACGTTGTTGTTGAAAAACCAACATACTTCATGAAATTAGATGCAG GTGTGAATATGTATCATCACTTCTGTGATTTCGTCAATCTATATATTACACAGCATATCAATAATTCCTTCAGTACTGATGTCAACGTAGTCATGTGGGATACT AGCTCATATGGCTATGGTGACCTGTTCAGTGAGACATGGAAGGCATTTACTGACTATGAAGTAATACACTTGAAAACATTTGACTCTAAAAGG GTATGCTTTAAGGAAGCAGTCTTCTCATTACTGCCTCGCATGCGCTATGGCTTGTTTTATAACACACCATTG atctcGGGCTGCCATGGTACAGGGCTATTTAGAGCATTTTCTCAGCATGTGTTACACAGATTAAATATCACACAAGAAGGACCCAAG GATGGGAAAATTCGAGTCACAATACTTGCACGCAGTACAGATTACCGGAAAATATTAAACCAGAATGAG CTTGTGAATGCTTTGAAAACAGTATCGACGTTGGAGGTCAAGGTGGTAGACTACAAGTACAA GGAACTTGAATTTTCAGAGCAATTGAGAATTACCCACAACTCTGATATATTCATTGGGATGCATGGAGCTGGACTTACTCATTTGCTCTTTCTGCCAGACTGGGCTGTTGTTTTTGAACT ATACAATTGTGAAGATGAACGTTGTTACCTGGATTTGGCAAGGCTGAGAGGCATTCACTACATCACTTGGCGAAAAAGGAATAAAGTATTCCCTCAAGATCAG GGACACCACCCAACACTGGGAGAACATCCAAAATTTACGAACTACTCCTTTGATGTGGAAGAATTTATGTACTTGGTGCTTCTGGCTGCAAATCATGTTTCACAGCATTCCAAGTGGCCATTTAGG aagagCCCACTGGCGTTCAGGGCAGTGCTGTGA
- the EOGT gene encoding EGF domain-specific O-linked N-acetylglucosamine transferase isoform X2: protein MFMLLAFGFLLQEILANSQPENLTEFNNILEEPLYSYKTINLPDEHVPYFLHNNQHIAGICKRDSHCPYKKYLKKLKSCWGYEKSCKSDYRFSYPVCDYVETGWASDIETAQQIFWKQADFGYIRERLNEMKTHCKPAATGDSSLTCSQYLQHCRATNLYIDLRTVKRNHDRFKEDFFQKGEIGGHCTLNVQAFLAEGQRKSPLQSWFAELQTFTALNFRPLEDKKCDVVVEKPTYFMKLDAGVNMYHHFCDFVNLYITQHINNSFSTDVNVVMWDTSSYGYGDLFSETWKAFTDYEVIHLKTFDSKRVCFKEAVFSLLPRMRYGLFYNTPLISGCHGTGLFRAFSQHVLHRLNITQEGPKDGKIRVTILARSTDYRKILNQNELVNALKTVSTLEVKVVDYKYKELEFSEQLRITHNSDIFIGMHGAGLTHLLFLPDWAVVFELYNCEDERCYLDLARLRGIHYITWRKRNKVFPQDQGHHPTLGEHPKFTNYSFDVEEFMYLVLLAANHVSQHSKWPFRVKHDEF, encoded by the exons ATGTTCATGTTGCTTGCGTTTGGATTTCTACTGCAAGAAATTCTGGCTAATTCCCAACCTGAAAATCTTACTGAATTCAATAACATTCTTGAAGAGCCATTATATAGCTACAAAACTATCAACTTGCCAGATGAACATGTTCCGTACTTTCTGCACAATAATCAACATATTGCTGGCATCTGTAAGCGGGACTCTCATTGCCCATATAAA AAATACTTGAAGAAACTAAAATCCTGCTGGGGTTATGAGAAATCTTGCAAATCAGATTACAGGTTCAGTTACCCGGTGTGTGATTATGTTGAAACTGGATG GGCAAGTGACATTGAGACAGCCCAACAGATATTCTGGAAACAAGCTGACTTTGGTTACATTCGAGAGAGGCTAAATGAAATGAAAACGCATTGTAAGCCTGCAGCAACA GGAGATTCATCTCTGACCTGCTCTCAGTACCTTCAGCATTGCAGAGCAACAAATTTGTACATTGATTTACGAACTGTAAAGAGAAACCACGACAG ATTCAAGGAAGACTTTTTCCAGAAGGGAGAAATCGGAGGTCATTGCACCCTCAACGTTCAAGCATTTTTGGCTGAAGGTCAACGCAAGAGCCCTCTGCAGTCTTG GTTTGCAGAACTCCAGACGTTTACTGCATTAAACTTCAGGCCCCTAGAAGATAAGAAGTGTGACGTTGTTGTTGAAAAACCAACATACTTCATGAAATTAGATGCAG GTGTGAATATGTATCATCACTTCTGTGATTTCGTCAATCTATATATTACACAGCATATCAATAATTCCTTCAGTACTGATGTCAACGTAGTCATGTGGGATACT AGCTCATATGGCTATGGTGACCTGTTCAGTGAGACATGGAAGGCATTTACTGACTATGAAGTAATACACTTGAAAACATTTGACTCTAAAAGG GTATGCTTTAAGGAAGCAGTCTTCTCATTACTGCCTCGCATGCGCTATGGCTTGTTTTATAACACACCATTG atctcGGGCTGCCATGGTACAGGGCTATTTAGAGCATTTTCTCAGCATGTGTTACACAGATTAAATATCACACAAGAAGGACCCAAG GATGGGAAAATTCGAGTCACAATACTTGCACGCAGTACAGATTACCGGAAAATATTAAACCAGAATGAG CTTGTGAATGCTTTGAAAACAGTATCGACGTTGGAGGTCAAGGTGGTAGACTACAAGTACAA GGAACTTGAATTTTCAGAGCAATTGAGAATTACCCACAACTCTGATATATTCATTGGGATGCATGGAGCTGGACTTACTCATTTGCTCTTTCTGCCAGACTGGGCTGTTGTTTTTGAACT ATACAATTGTGAAGATGAACGTTGTTACCTGGATTTGGCAAGGCTGAGAGGCATTCACTACATCACTTGGCGAAAAAGGAATAAAGTATTCCCTCAAGATCAG GGACACCACCCAACACTGGGAGAACATCCAAAATTTACGAACTACTCCTTTGATGTGGAAGAATTTATGTACTTGGTGCTTCTGGCTGCAAATCATGTTTCACAGCATTCCAAGTGGCCATTTAGGGTAAAACATGATGAATTCTAA